One part of the Eucalyptus grandis isolate ANBG69807.140 chromosome 10, ASM1654582v1, whole genome shotgun sequence genome encodes these proteins:
- the LOC104421646 gene encoding protein CNGC15b has protein sequence MSSVGCCSTSRRSRSGRVADESLPAELQRTEKDGLTGRASTEDVPIHSSALKNTNHRIGGSLKSKVLHRVFSEDYERVKNYIFDPRGQTIHRWNRIFLMACVISLFVDPLFLLVPSLDSNNVCMEDNFRAKVVLTTLRSVLDAFYAAQIIFRFKTAYVAPSSRVFGRGELVIDSKKIALRYLSRSFLIDLFAAIPLPQVLVWAIIPNLGGSVTIQTRNVLLFIIFIQQVPRIFLLLPLRLEIINASGALTEKAWAGAAYNLLIYMLYAHVAGVCWYLNFVQRLESCWGIICDQEPLCRYDFFDCHHVHDPGRSSWLSSTNATTLCEPSSANTPVQWGIYNTILGSSFASCEFFSKYFFGYWWGLNNLSDIGQNLTPSTYVGELLFVNIFAAHGLLLFALLIGNMQRYLHSTTIRIDQWMIQRADTEQWMHHRHLPPKLRQSVRIYDQYKWAATRGVDEEALLSDLPMDLRREIKRHLCFDLVRRVPLFNQMDERTLDAICERLKPVLCTQNMYLVREGDLTEDMFFIIRGHLESWTTNDSRTGFFNSVRLGPGDFCGEELLTWALDPSQGVILPTSTRTVKALKEVEAFSLAANDLKFVALQFRRLHSKELRHKFRFYSHQWRTWAACFIQSEWRRHKKSRRRLS, from the exons ATGTCATCAGTGGGTTGTTGCAGCACGAGCAGAAGGTCGAGGTCCGGACG AGTAGCAGATGAATCACTGCCGGCAGAGCTCCAAAGAACAGAGAAAGACGGATTGACTGGCCGGGCATCGACCGAGGACGTCCCGATCCACAGCTCAGCCTTGAAGAATACCAACCACAGGATCGGAGGATCCTTGAAATCCAAAGTCCTGCACAGGGTATTCTCGGAGGACTATGAGAGGGTGAAGAATTACATCTTCGATCCAAGGGGCCAAACCATTCATAGATGGAACAGGATCTTCTTAATGGCTTGCGTGATCTCTCTGTTTGTTGACCCGCTTTTCCTTTTAGTGCCGTCGCTCGACAGCAACAATGTGTGCATGGAAGACAATTTTAGGGCCAAGGTTGTCCTAACGACTCTAAGATCAGTGCTTGATGCCTTTTATGCAGCTCAGATTATTTTTCGGTTTAAGACGGCTTATGTCGCACCTTCTTCTCGGGTGTTTGGGAGAGGAGAACTGGTCATAGACTCAAAAAAGATCGCATTGAGATACTTGTCTAGAAGCTTCCTCATCGACCTTTTTGCAGCTATTCCTCTTCCTCAG GTGTTAGTTTGGGCTATAATTCCTAATCTCGGGGGTTCAGTCACGATACAAACGAGAAATGTgctcctcttcatcatcttcatccagCAAGTGCCGAGGATTTTTCTTCTACTGCCATTGCGGTTGGAAATTATTAATGCTAGCGGTGCGTTAACAGAGAAAGCATGGGCCGGGGCTGCATACAACTTGTTGATCTACATGTTGTACGCGCAT GTTGCAGGAGTTTGCTGGTACCTTAATTTTGTTCAGAGACTAGAGTCTTGCTGGGGAATCATCTGTGATCAAGAACCTTTGTGCCGGTACGATTTCTTTGACTGTCACCATGTTCATGACCCCGGTAGGTCCAGCTGGCTAAGTTCAACCAATGCGACAACTTTGTGTGAACCAAGTAGTGCCAATACCCCTGTTCAATGGGGTATATACAATACTATTCTGGGCAGCTCATTCGCTAGCTGCGAGTTCTTCAGCAAGTACTTCTTCGGTTACTGGTGGGGTCTGAACAACTTGAG TGATATAGGGCAGAACCTTACTCCAAGCACTTATGTCGGTGAACTACTCTTTGTAAACATCTTCGCCGCTCATGGACTACTTTTGTTTGCACTCCTCATTGGCAATATGCAA CGATACCTCCACTCCACGACCATTCGGATAGACCAATGGATGATCCAGAGGGCAGATACAGAGCAATGGATGCATCATAGACATCTACCACCAAAGCTGAGACAATCTGTTCGGATCTATGACCAGTATAAGTGGGCAGCAACGCGAGGTGTCGATGAAGAAGCCCTTCTCAGTGACCTTCCAATGGACCTACGTAGAGAGATCAAGCGGCATCTTTGCTTTGACCTAGTTCGACGT GTACCGCTATTCAATCAAATGGATGAGAGGACCCTGGATGCAATATGCGAGAGGCTGAAACCTGTCTTGTGCACGCAAAACATGTACTTAGTACGTGAAGGCGATCTAACTGAAGATATGTTCTTCATAATCCGGGGTCACCTCGAATCCTGGACAACCAACGACAGCCGCACGGGATTCTTCAACTCGGTTCGACTGGGCCCCGGGGACTTCTGTGGTGAAGAACTGCTAACATGGGCCCTGGACCCGAGTCAAGGCGTGATCTTACCCACGTCCACGCGCACAGTCAAGGCGTTGAAAGAAGTGGAAGCATTCTCTCTCGCAGCCAATGACTTAAAGTTCGTGGCATTGCAATTTAGAAGGCTACACAGCAAAGAACTGAGGCACAAGTTCAGGTTCTACTCGCACCAGTGGCGTACATGGGCTGCGTGCTTCATTCAATCTGAGTGGCGCCGTCATAAGAAGTCAAGGAGGAGGCTAAGCTGA
- the LOC104421647 gene encoding protein CNGC15b, producing MLNMMNYRRIRARFGRVGDESLLEEIPRIQRGEISNEEAGRHDSGLKTANRRTGKSLKAKVLRRVFSEDYERVKNNIFDPRGQTVRRWNRIFFMACLVSLFVDPLFFLVPSIDGNSMCLEDASALKIFLTIIRSVADAFYIAQIFVRFKTAYVAPSSRVFGRGELVIDSKKIALRYLSRGFWIDLFAAIPLPQLLIWVIIPNFVGSTTAQRKNNILFIIFFQYLPRFCLIFPLRSEIINASSGLTGTAWAGAAYNFMLFMLASHIAGACWYLLSIGRQAFCWRSVCDQEKPLCRYDFLDCSHVHDPGRDTWYNMANLTDLCVNTNPNTPVQWGIYYNFVTESIGSCKFFSKYFFCFWWGLNNLSDVGQNLVPATYIGDELFLIVVATTGLVLLALLIGNMLRYIQFTTIRLEQWRIKRIGTEQWMHHRHLPPELRQSIRTYDQYKWVTTRGVDEEDLLQGLPKDLRREINRHICFDLVRRVPLFHQMDERTLDAICERLKPVLCTQDMFLICQGDPIRDMFFIIRGHLDSWTTDGSQNGLNSCRLGPSDFCGEELLTWALDLRPNIVLPSSTRTVKAVKEVEAFSLAAEDLKFVATQFRSLHSRELRHKFRFYSHQWRTWAACFIQSVWRRHKKLKEETKSRESKAGLANGNLKPLRSFWDIYATELIDSTRRDESNQAGSASNAANTVQKPVDLDFSVDY from the exons ATGCTGAATATGATGAACTATCGCAGGATAAGGGCAAGATTTGGAAG AGTAGGAGATGAATCCCTTCTGGAAGAAATCCCAAGAATTCAGAGAGGTGAGATATCAAATGAGGAGGCTGGGCGCCATGACTCAGGCCTGAAAACTGCCAACCGAAGGACTGGAAAATCCTTGAAAGCGAAAGTTTTGCGCAGAGTATTCTCTGAGGACTATGAGAGGGTGAAGAACAATATCTTCGATCCAAGAGGCCAAACCGTTCGAAGATGGAACAGAATCTTTTTTATGGCTTGCTTGGTCTCCCTGTTTGTGGACCCCCTTTTCTTCCTTGTGCCATCTATTGACGGCAACAGTATGTGCTTAGAAGATGCATCAGCCCTCAAGATTTTCCTAACGATCATAAGATCGGTGGCTGATGCCTTCTACATAGCTCAGATTTTTGTGCGGTTCAAAACAGCTTACGTTGCACCCTCATCCCGGGTTTTCGGGAGAGGAGAACTGGTTATAGACTCGAAAAAGATCGCATTAAGATACTTGTCCAGAGGCTTTTGGATCGACCTCTTTGCGGCAATCCCGCTTCCTCAG CTGTTAATTTGGGTGATAATTCCTAACTTCGTGGGTTCAACGACGGCTCAAAGGAAGAACAACATCCTgttcattatcttcttccaGTACCTGCCAAGATTCTGTCTTATATTTCCACTCCGGTCAGAGATAATTAATGCTAGCAGCGGATTAACAGGGACAGCATGGGCAGGCGCCGCATACAACTTTATGCTCTTCATGTTGGCAAGCCAT ATTGCTGGAGCTTGCTGGTATCTGCTATCTATCGGGCGGCAAGCGTTTTGCTGGAGAAGTGTCTGTGATCAGGAAAAACCACTGTGCAGATATGATTTCCTTGATTGTAGCCATGTTCATGACCCAGGTAGGGACACCTGGTATAATATGGCCAATTTAACAGATCTCTGTGTAAACACCAATCCTAACACCCCGGTTCAATGGGGCATATACTATAATTTTGTGACGGAATCAATTGGCAGCTGCAAATTCTTCAGCAAGTACTTCTTCTGTTTTTGGTGGGGTCTAAACAACTTGAG CGATGTAGGGCAGAACCTTGTACCAGCCACTTATATTGGAGACGAACTTTTCCTTATCGTGGTCGCCACTACTGGACTAGTTTTGTTAGCACTGCTCATTGGAAATATGCTA CGGTACATCCAATTTACAACCATCCGGTTAGAGCAATGGAGGATCAAGAGAATAGGCACAGAGCAGTGGATGCATCATAGACATCTACCTCCAGAGCTAAGACAATCTATTCGGACGTATGACCAATATAAGTGGGTGACAACTCGAGGCGTTGATGAAGAAGACCTTCTCCAAGGCCTCCCAAAGGACCTGCGCAGAGAGATCAATCGCCATATCTGCTTTGATCTAGTTCGACGT GTGCCACTGTTCCACCAAATGGATGAGAGGACGCTAGATGCGATATGCGAGAGGCTGAAACCTGTCTTGTGCACACAAGACATGTTCTTAATATGCCAAGGCGACCCAATTCGGGACATGTTCTTCATAATCCGGGGCCATCTTGATTCCTGGACGACCGATGGGAGCCAAAACGGTCTCAACTCGTGCCGTCTGGGGCCCAGTGACTTCTGTGGCGAGGAACTCCTAACGTGGGCCCTGGACTTACGGCCGAATATTGTCCTGCCCTCGTCCACGCGCACTGTCAAGGCAGTGAAAGAAGTGGAAGCATTCTCCCTCGCAGCTGAGGACTTGAAGTTCGTGGCAACGCAATTCAGAAGCCTACATAGCAGAGAACTGAGGCACAAGTTCAGGTTCTACTCGCACCAGTGGCGCACATGGGCTGCATGTTTCATTCAATCTGTGTGGCGCCGTCATAAGAAGTTGAAGGAGGAAACCAAATCGAGAGAGTCCAAGGCTGGTCTGGCGAACGGCAACTTGAAACCTTTGAGGTCATTCTGGGACATATACGCAACGGAGCTGATAGATAGCACCAGAAGGGATGAGAGTAATCAAGCTGGGTCGGCTTCCAATGCGGCGAATACAGTGCAAAAGCCGGTGGACCTGGATTTTTCGGTAGATTACTAG